The following are encoded in a window of Mycobacterium vicinigordonae genomic DNA:
- the dnaE gene encoding DNA polymerase III subunit alpha, translated as MSQSSFVHLHNHTEYSMLDGAAKISPMLAEAQRLEMPAIGMTDHGNMFGASEFYNSATKVGIKPIIGVEAYIAPASRFDTRRITWGDPSQKSDDVSGSGSYTHMTMVAENATGLRNLFKLSSLASFEGQLGKWSRMDAELIAEHAEGIIATTGCPSGEVQTRLRLGHEREALEAAAKWREIFGPDNFFLELMDHGLSIEQRVREGLLDIGHKLGIPPLATNDCHYVTRDASHNHEALLCVQTGKTLSDPNRFKFDGDGYYLKSAADMRELWDGEVPGACDSTLLIAERVQSYADVWTPRDRMPIFPVPEGHDQASWLHHEVMAGLQRRFPSGVGQAYLDRAEYEIKVICDKGFPAYFLIVADLINHAKSIDIRVGPGRGSAAGSLVAYAMGITNIDPIPHGLLFERFLNPERPSAPDIDIDFDDRRRGEMVRYAAEKWGSDRVAQVITFGTIKTKAALKDSARIHYGQPGFAIADRITKALPPPIMAKDIPLSGITDPAHERYKEAAEVRGLIETDPDVRTIYQTARGLEGLIRNAGVHACAVIMSSEPLTEAIPLWKRPQDGAIITGWDYPSCEAIGLLKMDFLGLRNLTIIGDAIENIRANRGIDLDLESLPLDDKPTYELLGRGDTLGVFQLDGGPMRDLLRRMQPTEFNDIVAVLALYRPGPMGMNAHNDYADRKNARQSIKPIHPELEEPLREILSETYGLIVYQEQIMFIAQKVASYTMGKADALRKAMGKKKLEVLEAEYKGFYEGMTNNGFSEKAVKALWDTILPFAGYAFNKSHAAGYGLVSYWTAYLKANYPGEYMAGLLTSVGDDKDKAAVYLADCRRLGITVLPPDVNESVQNFASVGNDIRFGLGAVRNVGANVVASLIGTRNDKGKYTDFSDYLNKIDISACNKKVTESLIKAGAFDSLGHPRKGLFLVHTDAVDSVLGTKKAEAMGQFDLFGGSDGEGGGDAVFTIKVPEDEWEDKHKLALEREMLGLYVSGHPLNGVAHLLATQVDTAIPAILDGDVSNDTQVRVGGILASVNRRVNKNGMPWASAQLEDLTGGIEVMFFPHTYSTFGGDIADDAVVLVNAKVAIRDDRISLIANELVVPDFSNAQPNRPLAVSLPTRQCTVDKVSALKQVLARHPGTSQVHLRLISGDRITTLELDQSLRVTPSPALMGDLKELLGPGCLGA; from the coding sequence ATGAGCCAGTCATCCTTCGTGCACCTGCACAACCACACCGAGTACTCGATGCTCGATGGTGCCGCGAAGATCAGCCCCATGCTGGCCGAAGCGCAGCGCCTGGAAATGCCCGCAATCGGCATGACCGATCACGGAAACATGTTTGGCGCCAGCGAGTTCTACAACTCGGCCACCAAAGTCGGGATCAAGCCGATCATCGGCGTCGAGGCATACATAGCTCCCGCCTCTCGCTTCGACACCCGCCGCATCACCTGGGGTGATCCGAGCCAGAAATCCGATGACGTGTCCGGCAGTGGCTCCTACACACATATGACGATGGTGGCCGAGAACGCCACCGGTCTGCGCAACCTGTTCAAGCTGTCGTCGTTGGCTTCCTTCGAAGGTCAGCTGGGCAAGTGGTCGCGGATGGATGCCGAACTCATCGCCGAACACGCCGAGGGAATCATTGCCACCACGGGCTGCCCGTCCGGCGAAGTGCAGACCAGGCTGCGGCTGGGCCACGAGCGCGAGGCGCTGGAGGCGGCTGCCAAGTGGCGCGAGATCTTCGGCCCAGACAATTTCTTCCTGGAGCTGATGGACCATGGTCTGTCCATCGAGCAGCGGGTCCGCGAGGGCCTGCTCGACATCGGGCACAAGCTCGGCATACCGCCGCTGGCCACCAACGACTGCCACTACGTCACCCGCGATGCTTCGCACAACCACGAGGCGCTGCTGTGCGTGCAGACCGGCAAGACGCTCTCGGACCCCAACCGGTTCAAGTTCGACGGCGACGGCTACTACCTCAAGTCCGCTGCCGATATGCGTGAGCTCTGGGACGGCGAGGTACCCGGCGCGTGCGACTCGACGCTGCTGATCGCCGAGCGGGTGCAGTCCTACGCCGATGTGTGGACGCCGCGCGACCGGATGCCTATCTTCCCGGTGCCCGAGGGCCACGACCAGGCGTCATGGTTGCACCACGAGGTGATGGCAGGACTGCAGCGGCGATTTCCGTCCGGGGTGGGCCAGGCGTACCTCGACCGGGCCGAATATGAGATCAAAGTCATCTGCGACAAGGGTTTTCCGGCGTACTTCCTGATCGTCGCCGACCTGATCAACCATGCGAAGTCCATCGACATCCGGGTCGGACCGGGACGAGGTTCGGCGGCCGGCTCACTGGTCGCCTACGCGATGGGCATCACCAACATCGACCCCATCCCACACGGTCTGCTGTTCGAGCGCTTCCTCAACCCGGAGCGGCCGTCGGCCCCCGATATCGACATCGACTTCGACGACCGGCGACGCGGCGAGATGGTGCGTTACGCCGCGGAGAAGTGGGGCTCTGACCGGGTAGCCCAGGTCATCACCTTCGGCACCATCAAGACCAAAGCCGCGCTCAAGGATTCCGCACGGATCCACTACGGCCAGCCTGGGTTCGCGATCGCCGACCGGATCACCAAGGCGCTGCCCCCGCCGATCATGGCCAAGGACATCCCGTTGTCGGGCATCACCGACCCGGCCCACGAGCGGTACAAGGAAGCCGCCGAGGTCCGCGGCCTGATCGAGACCGATCCCGACGTGCGCACCATTTACCAGACTGCGCGCGGTCTGGAGGGGCTGATCCGTAACGCCGGCGTGCACGCGTGCGCGGTGATCATGAGCAGCGAGCCGCTCACCGAGGCGATCCCGCTGTGGAAGCGGCCGCAGGACGGCGCGATCATCACCGGCTGGGATTACCCCTCCTGCGAGGCCATCGGCCTGTTGAAGATGGACTTTCTTGGCCTGCGGAACCTGACGATCATCGGTGACGCGATCGAGAACATCAGGGCAAACCGGGGCATCGATCTCGACCTGGAATCGCTGCCGCTGGATGACAAGCCCACCTACGAATTGTTGGGCCGCGGAGACACACTCGGTGTGTTCCAGCTCGACGGCGGGCCGATGCGCGACCTGCTGCGCCGCATGCAACCCACCGAGTTCAACGACATCGTCGCCGTACTGGCGCTGTACCGGCCGGGTCCGATGGGCATGAACGCGCACAACGACTACGCCGACCGCAAGAACGCGCGCCAGTCGATCAAGCCCATCCATCCCGAACTCGAGGAGCCGCTGCGCGAAATCCTCTCCGAGACTTACGGTCTGATCGTCTACCAAGAGCAGATCATGTTCATCGCCCAGAAGGTCGCCTCCTACACCATGGGCAAGGCCGACGCGCTGCGCAAAGCGATGGGCAAGAAAAAGCTCGAGGTGCTCGAGGCGGAGTACAAGGGTTTCTACGAAGGCATGACCAATAACGGTTTCTCCGAGAAAGCGGTGAAGGCGCTGTGGGACACCATCCTTCCGTTCGCGGGGTACGCGTTCAACAAGTCGCACGCGGCGGGCTACGGGCTGGTGTCCTATTGGACGGCCTACCTGAAGGCCAACTATCCAGGCGAGTACATGGCGGGCCTGCTGACCTCGGTGGGCGACGACAAGGACAAGGCCGCCGTATACCTAGCGGACTGCCGCCGGCTCGGCATCACAGTGCTGCCGCCCGACGTCAACGAATCGGTGCAGAACTTCGCCTCGGTGGGTAATGACATCCGCTTCGGCCTCGGTGCGGTCCGCAACGTCGGCGCCAACGTCGTTGCCTCGCTGATCGGCACCCGCAACGACAAGGGCAAGTACACCGACTTCTCGGACTACCTCAACAAAATCGACATCTCGGCCTGCAACAAGAAGGTCACCGAGTCGCTGATCAAAGCCGGGGCGTTCGACTCGCTCGGCCACCCCCGCAAAGGACTGTTCCTGGTGCACACCGACGCCGTGGACTCGGTGCTGGGCACCAAGAAGGCCGAGGCGATGGGGCAATTCGACCTGTTCGGCGGCTCCGACGGGGAGGGTGGCGGGGACGCCGTCTTCACCATCAAAGTGCCTGAGGACGAGTGGGAGGACAAGCACAAGCTCGCGCTGGAGCGAGAGATGCTGGGCCTGTACGTGTCGGGTCATCCGCTCAACGGGGTGGCTCATCTGCTGGCCACCCAGGTCGACACCGCAATCCCAGCGATCCTGGATGGCGACGTGTCCAACGACACGCAGGTGCGCGTCGGCGGCATCCTGGCTTCGGTGAACCGCCGGGTCAACAAGAACGGGATGCCTTGGGCATCAGCGCAATTGGAAGACTTAACCGGCGGCATCGAGGTGATGTTCTTCCCGCACACCTACTCCACATTCGGAGGGGACATCGCCGACGACGCGGTGGTGCTGGTCAACGCCAAGGTCGCGATCCGCGACGACCGCATCAGCCTGATCGCCAATGAGCTTGTGGTGCCCGATTTTTCCAACGCGCAGCCGAACCGGCCGCTAGCGGTCAGCCTGCCCACCCGGCAGTGCACCGTCGACAAGGTCAGTGCCCTCAAGCAGGTGCTGGCCCGTCACCCAGGCACCTCGCAGGTGCATCTGCGGTTGATCAGCGGCGACCGGATTACCACGCTGGAGCTAGATCAGTCGCTGCGGGTGACGCCATCACCGGCGCTGATGGGGGACCTCAAGGAACTGCTCGGTCCAGGGTGCTTGGGCGCTTAG
- a CDS encoding PPOX class F420-dependent oxidoreductase — MHTLEKLGTARYAQLRSFRRDGSPVDTPIWFAYDGDALVFRTKIGPKTKRLTARPDVELVACDYRGRVEPNAPRLAGRAVVLSGADAERGNRLLHKRYGWQWNIIPLLKIPGITNVHRDLPLREKLRRARTVRVWPDSAIMRVDLG; from the coding sequence ATGCACACACTCGAGAAGTTGGGCACCGCCCGCTACGCGCAGCTGCGGTCCTTCCGCCGCGACGGCAGCCCCGTCGACACCCCCATCTGGTTCGCCTACGACGGCGACGCGCTGGTGTTTCGCACAAAAATCGGCCCCAAGACCAAGCGATTGACCGCGCGACCCGACGTCGAACTAGTCGCCTGCGATTACCGCGGGCGAGTGGAACCGAACGCGCCAAGACTGGCCGGCCGCGCCGTTGTCCTATCCGGCGCTGATGCCGAGCGCGGAAACAGGTTGTTGCACAAGAGGTATGGCTGGCAGTGGAACATCATACCGTTGCTTAAGATCCCGGGCATAACCAACGTGCACCGGGACCTGCCGCTCCGGGAGAAGCTGCGGCGCGCACGCACCGTCCGCGTCTGGCCCGACAGCGCGATCATGCGTGTTGATCTGGGCTAA
- a CDS encoding MerR family transcriptional regulator — MLTIGEVARRAGIAATTLRYYEQIGLIASPARRGGQRRYEDAVLARLEVIRLCKSAGFTLEEIQLLFADDEAGRPASRALGQAKLAEIDAQMASLVRAREVIEWGMRCTCPSIDACTCGIHTAAAPPSAIEATANRSGASQDSPSAGGRERRRLTE; from the coding sequence CTGCTGACCATCGGAGAGGTGGCCCGGCGAGCGGGGATCGCCGCTACCACGCTGCGCTACTACGAACAGATCGGCCTAATCGCTTCGCCCGCCCGCCGGGGCGGTCAACGCCGCTACGAAGACGCGGTTTTGGCGCGTCTCGAGGTGATCCGGCTCTGCAAATCGGCCGGGTTCACCCTGGAGGAGATTCAGCTGCTGTTCGCCGACGATGAGGCTGGGCGGCCGGCCAGCCGCGCCTTGGGGCAGGCCAAGCTTGCCGAGATCGACGCGCAGATGGCTTCGTTGGTCCGTGCCCGGGAGGTTATCGAGTGGGGGATGCGGTGTACGTGTCCTTCGATTGACGCGTGCACGTGTGGAATTCATACCGCGGCCGCGCCGCCGAGCGCAATTGAGGCGACGGCCAACCGGAGTGGCGCGTCGCAGGATTCACCCTCGGCGGGAGGACGCGAAAGACGTAGGCTCACGGAATGA
- the fadD11 gene encoding fatty acid--CoA ligase FadD11 — protein sequence MTSSERPATMCEAFQRTAAIDPDVIALRTPGNTVTLTWGEYAEQVRKVTGGLRGLGVKRGDTVSLMMANRVEFYPLEVGAQHVGATSFSIYNTLPAEQLTYVFGNAGTKVVICEGQYVDRIRASGAPIEHIVCIDGKPAGTLCVEDLYAAAPNGFDFESTWRAVQPDDIVTLIYTSGTTGNPKGVEMTHTNLLFEGYALDDVLGIERGDRIMSFLPSAHIADRMTGLYSQQMFGTQVTSVSDARAIAAALADTRPTVFGAVPRVWEKLRAGIEFAVANESDEMKRAALQWAMAVAARRAQVLLAEADMPEDLATEWAKADELVLSKLREKVGLGELRWAVSGAAPIPRETLAFYISIGIPISEVWGMSELSCVAATCHPSQTRLGTVGKLLPGLEGKVADDGEFLVRGPLVMKGYRRDPAKTAEAIDEEGWLHTGDIFEVDADGYLRVVDRKKELIINAAGKNMSPANIENTIVAACPMVGVMITIGDGRPYNTALLVFDVDSVAPYAARHGVDPTPQALAAHPEVIATIAAGVAEGNARLARVEQIKRFRILPTMWEPGGDEITLTMKLKRKPIHAKYAAEIDELYETEPGPHIHEPAAAITPAAQSA from the coding sequence ATGACCTCATCCGAGCGTCCGGCCACCATGTGTGAGGCATTCCAGCGCACGGCGGCCATCGACCCCGACGTGATAGCGCTCAGGACCCCTGGCAACACGGTGACCCTAACCTGGGGGGAGTACGCGGAACAGGTTCGCAAGGTCACCGGCGGCCTTCGCGGCTTGGGCGTCAAGCGCGGTGACACCGTTTCGCTGATGATGGCCAACCGAGTCGAGTTCTACCCGCTCGAGGTGGGCGCGCAACATGTTGGGGCTACCTCGTTTTCGATCTACAACACCCTGCCTGCCGAGCAGCTGACCTACGTCTTCGGTAACGCCGGCACCAAGGTGGTGATCTGCGAGGGGCAGTACGTCGACCGGATTCGCGCCAGCGGTGCGCCGATCGAGCACATCGTGTGCATCGACGGAAAGCCGGCCGGAACTCTGTGCGTCGAGGACCTCTACGCCGCGGCACCGAACGGCTTTGACTTCGAATCGACTTGGCGCGCCGTGCAACCCGACGACATTGTCACCCTCATCTACACCTCCGGCACCACTGGAAATCCCAAGGGCGTGGAGATGACGCATACCAACCTGCTGTTCGAGGGGTACGCGCTCGACGACGTGTTGGGGATAGAGCGGGGCGACCGGATCATGTCGTTCCTGCCGTCGGCGCACATCGCCGACCGGATGACAGGTCTGTACTCACAGCAGATGTTCGGCACCCAGGTGACCTCGGTGTCCGACGCCCGTGCGATCGCTGCGGCGCTCGCCGACACCAGGCCGACCGTGTTCGGCGCGGTACCGCGGGTCTGGGAAAAGCTTAGGGCCGGAATCGAATTCGCGGTCGCCAACGAAAGCGACGAGATGAAGCGGGCCGCGCTGCAGTGGGCAATGGCGGTGGCCGCTCGTCGCGCGCAGGTGCTGCTGGCCGAGGCGGACATGCCAGAGGACCTTGCCACCGAATGGGCTAAGGCCGACGAATTGGTGCTATCCAAGCTGCGCGAGAAGGTCGGCCTCGGCGAGCTGCGCTGGGCGGTGTCGGGTGCGGCGCCGATACCACGGGAGACACTGGCCTTCTACATCAGCATCGGTATCCCCATCTCCGAGGTGTGGGGGATGTCGGAGCTAAGTTGCGTAGCCGCCACCTGTCACCCCAGCCAGACGCGGCTGGGCACCGTCGGCAAACTGCTGCCCGGGCTGGAAGGCAAGGTCGCCGACGACGGCGAGTTTCTGGTCCGTGGTCCACTGGTGATGAAGGGCTACCGTCGCGACCCGGCCAAGACCGCTGAAGCGATCGACGAGGAAGGCTGGCTGCACACCGGCGACATCTTCGAGGTCGACGCCGACGGCTACTTGCGGGTGGTGGACCGCAAGAAGGAGCTGATCATCAATGCGGCCGGAAAGAACATGTCCCCGGCCAATATCGAGAACACCATTGTGGCGGCGTGCCCGATGGTCGGGGTGATGATCACCATCGGCGACGGACGCCCGTACAACACAGCCCTGTTGGTCTTCGACGTCGACTCGGTCGCTCCGTACGCGGCCCGCCATGGCGTAGACCCCACGCCGCAGGCCCTGGCCGCGCACCCCGAGGTGATTGCGACCATTGCCGCTGGAGTGGCAGAGGGCAACGCGCGACTGGCGCGAGTGGAGCAGATCAAGCGGTTCCGAATCCTGCCCACGATGTGGGAGCCCGGCGGCGACGAGATCACGCTGACGATGAAGCTCAAGCGCAAACCGATCCACGCCAAATATGCCGCCGAGATCGACGAACTCTACGAGACTGAACCGGGTCCGCACATCCACGAGCCCGCTGCCGCGATTACGCCGGCGGCGCAATCAGCCTAA
- a CDS encoding lysophospholipid acyltransferase, producing the protein MNPGEASRAGVRKLLQRTGIVDESTAPLATDPDAVTRLLTAQWFEQRLDALADELGRDPESVRVEAAGYLREVAASLDDRAVHAWRRFSRWLMRAYDVLVDEDQIAGLRKLDRKATLAFAFSHRSYLDGMLLPEEISANRLSAAFTFGGANLNFFPMGGFAKRTGTIFIRRQTKDIPIYRFVLRAYTAQLVQDHTNLTWSIEGGRTRTGKLRPPVFGILRYLTDAVDEIDGPEVYLVPTSIVYDQLHEVEAMTTEAYGATKRPEDLRFLVRLSRQQGERLGRAYLDFGEPLPLRKRLEELRADPSGTETVVERIALDVEHRINRATPVTPTAVVSLALLGADRSLSISEVLATVRPLASYIAARDWAVAGAADLTNKSLIRWTLHQMVASGVVSVYDAGTEAVWGIGADQHLVAAFYRNTAIHILVDRAIAELALLAASEDSADGVVAPSAVRDEALRLRELLKFEFLFSGRAQFERELADEVRLIGPVEDTTKEVSAAEVGRLLESADLLLAHLVLRPFLDAYHIVADRLAALEDEPLEEDRFLAECLEVGKQWELQRRIANAESRSMELFKTALRLARHRDLVDGPDQADLAKRRQEFADEIATATRRVNVIAEIDRRRTLGA; encoded by the coding sequence GTGAATCCAGGCGAAGCCAGTCGAGCCGGGGTGCGAAAGTTGTTGCAGCGCACCGGGATCGTCGATGAGTCGACAGCACCGCTGGCTACCGACCCGGACGCGGTCACCCGCCTACTGACGGCGCAGTGGTTCGAGCAGCGCCTCGATGCCCTCGCCGACGAACTGGGCCGCGATCCCGAAAGTGTGCGGGTGGAGGCGGCCGGCTACCTGCGCGAAGTGGCGGCCTCGCTGGACGATCGCGCGGTGCACGCCTGGCGCCGGTTCAGCCGGTGGCTGATGCGGGCCTACGACGTGCTGGTCGACGAAGACCAGATCGCCGGCCTGCGCAAACTGGACCGCAAGGCCACGCTGGCGTTCGCGTTCTCGCACCGCTCGTATCTGGACGGCATGCTGCTGCCCGAAGAGATCTCGGCCAATCGGCTGTCGGCGGCGTTCACCTTCGGCGGTGCCAATCTGAACTTCTTCCCAATGGGCGGCTTCGCCAAGCGCACCGGAACGATCTTCATTCGCCGCCAAACCAAAGACATCCCGATCTACCGGTTCGTGTTGCGCGCGTACACCGCGCAACTGGTGCAGGACCACACCAACCTCACCTGGTCGATCGAGGGTGGCCGAACCCGCACCGGCAAACTGCGTCCCCCGGTGTTCGGCATCCTGCGTTACCTCACCGATGCCGTCGACGAAATCGACGGTCCTGAAGTCTATTTGGTGCCAACCTCCATCGTGTACGACCAACTGCACGAGGTGGAGGCGATGACCACCGAAGCGTACGGAGCAACGAAGCGGCCGGAAGACCTTCGGTTCCTGGTCCGGCTGTCCCGCCAACAGGGCGAGCGGCTGGGCCGCGCGTATCTCGACTTCGGCGAGCCGCTGCCGCTGCGCAAGCGCCTCGAGGAACTGCGGGCAGATCCCTCGGGGACCGAGACCGTCGTGGAACGCATCGCGCTCGATGTCGAACACCGGATCAACCGCGCCACCCCGGTGACGCCCACCGCGGTGGTGAGCCTGGCGCTGCTGGGTGCCGACCGTTCGCTGTCCATCAGCGAGGTGCTGGCCACGGTACGGCCGCTGGCCAGCTATATCGCCGCCCGCGACTGGGCGGTGGCGGGGGCGGCGGACCTGACGAACAAGTCGCTGATCCGGTGGACGCTGCACCAGATGGTGGCTTCCGGTGTGGTCAGCGTGTACGACGCCGGCACCGAGGCGGTGTGGGGAATCGGCGCCGACCAGCATCTGGTCGCGGCGTTCTACCGCAACACCGCGATCCACATCTTGGTCGATCGCGCCATTGCCGAGCTGGCGCTGTTGGCGGCCTCGGAAGATTCAGCCGATGGCGTGGTGGCCCCCTCCGCGGTGCGTGACGAGGCGCTGCGGCTGCGGGAGTTGCTGAAGTTCGAATTCCTGTTTTCCGGGCGTGCGCAGTTCGAGCGCGAACTCGCCGACGAGGTGCGTTTGATCGGGCCGGTGGAAGACACCACCAAGGAGGTGAGCGCGGCCGAAGTGGGTCGCCTCCTCGAGTCGGCCGATCTGCTGCTGGCGCATCTCGTGTTGCGGCCGTTCCTGGACGCGTACCACATCGTCGCCGACCGGCTGGCCGCCCTCGAGGACGAGCCGCTGGAGGAGGACAGGTTCCTGGCCGAATGCCTCGAGGTGGGCAAGCAGTGGGAGCTGCAGCGCCGCATTGCCAACGCCGAATCCCGGTCGATGGAGTTGTTCAAGACCGCGTTGCGGCTGGCGCGGCACCGC